Proteins from a single region of Lelliottia sp. JS-SCA-14:
- the rutR gene encoding HTH-type transcriptional regulator RutR, with protein sequence MTQGAVQTPGKRSRAVSAKKQAILKAALETFSQFGIHGTRLEQVAELSGVSKTNLLYYYPSKEALYVAVLQQILDIWLAPLKAFREELAPLVAIKEYIRLKLEVSRDYPQASKLFCMEMLQGAPLLQAELTGDLKQLIDDKSAIIAGWVASGKLAPIDPQHLIFMIWASTQHYADFASQVEAVTGKTLQDEAFFQSAVDNVQRLIIEGIRLR encoded by the coding sequence ATGACACAAGGCGCAGTGCAGACACCAGGTAAACGTTCGCGGGCGGTAAGCGCCAAGAAGCAGGCGATTCTGAAAGCCGCGCTGGAGACCTTTTCGCAGTTCGGCATTCACGGCACGCGCCTTGAGCAGGTCGCGGAGTTGTCCGGGGTGTCGAAAACCAATCTGCTCTACTACTACCCGTCGAAAGAGGCGCTTTACGTCGCCGTGCTGCAACAAATTCTCGATATCTGGCTGGCGCCGCTGAAGGCGTTTCGTGAAGAGCTCGCGCCGCTGGTGGCGATCAAAGAGTACATTCGCCTCAAGCTGGAGGTCTCCCGCGACTATCCTCAGGCGTCGAAACTGTTCTGCATGGAGATGCTACAGGGCGCGCCGCTGTTGCAGGCGGAGCTGACGGGGGATTTGAAGCAGTTAATCGATGATAAGTCAGCGATTATTGCGGGCTGGGTGGCGAGCGGAAAACTGGCGCCGATCGATCCGCAGCACCTGATCTTTATGATTTGGGCCTCGACCCAACACTATGCGGACTTTGCGAGTCAGGTCGAAGCCGTGACCGGAAAAACGCTCCAGGACGAGGCGTTTTTCCAGAGTGCGGTCGATAACGTGCAGCGCCTGATTATTGAAGGGATCCGCCTGCGTTAA
- a CDS encoding lysozyme inhibitor LprI family protein, giving the protein MKRVLIAGAALLLSASALADECASATTQTDLNTCTAQQYQAADKKLNQTYQAAMKRAAAPQRELLKKAQQAWIGLRDADCAFAASGSEGGSVQPMIINQCMTEKTAEREAFLASLMQCEEGDLSCPLPPGN; this is encoded by the coding sequence ATGAAACGAGTATTGATTGCCGGAGCCGCGTTGCTGCTCAGCGCCAGCGCGCTGGCCGACGAATGTGCCAGTGCCACAACCCAGACCGATCTGAATACCTGCACCGCGCAGCAGTATCAGGCGGCAGATAAAAAACTGAATCAGACTTACCAGGCCGCGATGAAACGCGCCGCCGCGCCCCAGCGCGAACTGCTGAAAAAAGCCCAGCAGGCGTGGATTGGGCTGCGTGACGCCGACTGCGCCTTTGCCGCGTCCGGCAGCGAAGGCGGAAGCGTACAGCCGATGATTATCAACCAGTGTATGACCGAGAAAACCGCCGAGCGCGAAGCGTTTCTGGCCTCCCTGATGCAGTGCGAGGAAGGTGATTTAAGCTGCCCGCTGCCGCCTGGCAATTAA